In Pelagibius sp. CAU 1746, the following proteins share a genomic window:
- a CDS encoding SDR family oxidoreductase, which produces MNALEGKVALVTGASSGIGRATALLFAAEGAAVVAGARRQAELARLADEVVSGGGKVAVLAGDVRDAAYAEALVDMARGRFGGLDVAFNNAGTLGAMGAIEETSADAWRDTLETNLTSAFLGAKYQIPAMRERGGGSLIFTSTFVGHSVGFPGMAAYAASKAGLVGLTQVLAAEFGAEGIRVNAILPGGTDTPMGRVVADTPEALAFVEGLHALKRIAAPEEIARSVLHLASEASSFMTGAAMLVDGGVSICRA; this is translated from the coding sequence ATGAACGCATTGGAAGGCAAGGTCGCCCTCGTCACCGGAGCCAGTTCCGGGATCGGCCGGGCGACGGCGCTGCTGTTCGCGGCCGAGGGGGCGGCGGTGGTCGCCGGCGCGCGGCGGCAGGCGGAGCTGGCGCGGCTGGCCGATGAGGTCGTCTCCGGCGGCGGCAAGGTGGCGGTCCTGGCGGGCGACGTGAGGGACGCGGCCTATGCCGAGGCCCTCGTGGATATGGCGAGAGGCCGCTTCGGCGGGCTCGATGTCGCTTTCAACAACGCCGGCACCCTGGGGGCCATGGGCGCGATCGAAGAAACCTCGGCGGATGCCTGGCGCGATACCCTGGAGACCAACCTCACCAGCGCCTTTCTGGGCGCCAAGTACCAGATCCCGGCTATGCGGGAGCGTGGCGGGGGCTCATTGATATTCACCTCCACGTTTGTCGGCCATTCGGTGGGATTTCCCGGCATGGCAGCCTATGCCGCCAGCAAGGCGGGCCTGGTCGGCCTGACCCAGGTGCTGGCGGCGGAGTTCGGTGCCGAGGGCATTCGCGTCAACGCGATCCTGCCCGGCGGCACCGACACGCCCATGGGCCGCGTGGTGGCCGACACGCCGGAGGCCTTGGCCTTCGTCGAGGGATTGCACGCCCTGAAGCGTATTGCGGCACCGGAGGAGATCGCGCGCTCGGTGCTGCACCTGGCGTCGGAAGCATCCAGTTTCATGACCGGCGCGGCGATGCTGGTCGACGGCGGCGTTTCGATCTGCCGGGCCTAG
- a CDS encoding glutathione S-transferase family protein encodes MSQDVILYTNPLSRGRIARWMLEEIGCPYKTEILDYGPPMRTPDYLKVSPLGKVPAIRHGDQVVSECAAICAYLADAFPEAGLAPPPAERGSYYRALFFAAGPFEAAATDRHFGLEPEEGRQQRMAGYGSFTRMMDALVKIVPADGYIAGDRFTAADVYLGCQVGWGMRFGSLEERPELVDYWARASDREAFRRAMAIDEELAAKEAG; translated from the coding sequence ATGAGCCAGGATGTCATTCTCTACACCAATCCCCTGTCGCGCGGCCGCATCGCCCGCTGGATGCTGGAGGAGATCGGCTGTCCCTACAAAACGGAGATCCTCGACTACGGACCGCCGATGCGGACACCGGACTACCTGAAGGTCAGTCCCCTGGGCAAGGTGCCGGCGATCCGCCACGGCGACCAGGTGGTCAGCGAATGCGCCGCCATCTGCGCCTATCTGGCCGACGCCTTTCCGGAAGCAGGTCTGGCGCCGCCGCCCGCCGAGCGCGGCAGCTACTACCGCGCCCTCTTCTTCGCTGCCGGTCCCTTCGAGGCCGCGGCGACCGACCGCCATTTCGGCCTCGAGCCCGAGGAGGGGCGGCAACAGCGGATGGCCGGCTACGGCAGCTTCACGCGCATGATGGACGCCCTGGTGAAGATCGTGCCCGCGGACGGCTATATCGCAGGCGACCGCTTCACGGCCGCCGATGTCTATCTCGGGTGCCAAGTCGGCTGGGGCATGCGCTTCGGTTCCCTGGAGGAACGCCCCGAACTCGTCGACTACTGGGCAAGGGCCAGCGACCGCGAAGCCTTTCGCCGCGCCATGGCGATCGACGAGGAGCTGGCGGCGAAGGAGGCCGGGTAG
- a CDS encoding TIGR01458 family HAD-type hydrolase, translating into MTFRGLLLDLEGVLHQGDAPIPGAVEALRNLQGRGLAIRYLTNTTTRPRRAIAGRLQAMGFRVETAEIFTPTAAAARLLAGLGARRIHLAAAPELAEDLADFAIMDQGAVDAVVMGDLYKDFTWDRLNGLFQRIAAGAELVALHKNRVSRREAGIALDLGPFVAALEYAAEVQARVVGKPAKDFFGLALGSLGLAPQEVLMVGDDIEADIGGALAAGLAAVQVKTGKYRPQDDGHPNVTPTARIASIAGLSDWLAGQAD; encoded by the coding sequence ATGACCTTCCGCGGCCTGCTGCTGGATCTGGAAGGCGTGCTGCACCAGGGCGATGCGCCGATCCCCGGTGCCGTAGAGGCGCTGAGGAACCTTCAGGGCCGCGGCCTGGCCATCCGTTACCTCACCAACACGACGACGCGTCCGCGCCGCGCCATTGCCGGGCGCCTGCAAGCGATGGGTTTCCGGGTCGAGACAGCTGAGATCTTTACCCCGACGGCTGCCGCGGCGCGGCTGCTGGCGGGCCTGGGCGCCAGGCGCATCCACCTGGCCGCCGCGCCGGAGCTGGCCGAGGACCTCGCGGACTTCGCGATCATGGATCAAGGCGCGGTCGACGCCGTGGTGATGGGCGACCTCTACAAGGACTTCACCTGGGACCGCCTGAACGGCCTGTTTCAGCGGATCGCCGCGGGCGCGGAGCTTGTCGCCCTGCACAAGAACCGGGTCTCCCGGCGCGAGGCGGGCATCGCCCTCGACCTCGGCCCCTTCGTCGCGGCGCTGGAGTATGCCGCCGAAGTGCAGGCGCGCGTCGTCGGCAAGCCGGCCAAAGACTTTTTCGGCCTGGCGCTGGGGAGCCTCGGCCTGGCGCCGCAGGAGGTGCTGATGGTCGGCGACGACATCGAGGCCGACATCGGCGGCGCGCTGGCCGCCGGCCTCGCCGCCGTGCAGGTCAAGACCGGGAAATACCGTCCCCAGGACGACGGCCACCCGAACGTCACGCCGACGGCACGGATCGCGTCGATCGCCGGCCTGAGCGACTGGCTCGCAGGGCAGGCGGACTGA
- the nthA gene encoding nitrile hydratase subunit alpha gives MAHDHEHEHGHPHQPHPFQPDLEETPLTHYQVMTQAVGDLLVEKGVFSADELRAMVEAIDAKSPAAGARMVAHAWADPDFKARMLDDVNKAAEELGIDAGGIPIRAVENTEGVHNVIVCTLCSCYPRLLIGLPPDWYKSRSYRSRTVREPRQVLAEFGTTLPDDVEVRVHDSTADLRYMVLPARPAGTEGWDEAALAGLVTRDCMIGVTLPKGPEA, from the coding sequence ATGGCGCACGACCACGAGCACGAGCACGGCCATCCGCACCAGCCGCATCCCTTCCAGCCGGACCTGGAGGAGACGCCGCTGACCCACTACCAGGTCATGACCCAGGCGGTGGGCGACCTGCTCGTCGAGAAGGGCGTTTTCAGCGCCGACGAACTACGGGCCATGGTGGAGGCCATCGACGCCAAGAGCCCGGCCGCCGGTGCGCGCATGGTGGCCCATGCCTGGGCCGATCCGGATTTCAAGGCGCGCATGCTGGACGACGTGAACAAGGCGGCCGAGGAACTGGGCATCGACGCCGGCGGGATTCCGATCCGCGCGGTGGAGAACACAGAAGGCGTGCACAACGTCATCGTCTGCACCCTCTGTTCCTGCTATCCGCGCCTGCTCATCGGACTGCCGCCGGACTGGTACAAGTCGCGCAGCTACCGCAGCCGCACGGTGCGCGAACCGCGCCAGGTGCTGGCCGAGTTCGGCACCACCCTGCCCGACGATGTCGAGGTGCGCGTGCACGACTCCACCGCCGACCTGCGCTACATGGTGCTGCCGGCCCGGCCCGCCGGCACCGAAGGGTGGGACGAGGCGGCGCTGGCCGGGTTGGTCACCCGCGACTGCATGATCGGCGTGACCCTACCGAAGGGCCCGGAAGCCTGA
- a CDS encoding SH3-like domain-containing protein, with product MSARFDIGETVKVRAAFPPGHVRTPFFVRGKTGRVTAVLGPYRNPEELAYGRPGEPALPLYRVIFETAELWDDYRGAAQDTTVVDIYENWLEAP from the coding sequence GTGAGCGCGCGCTTCGATATCGGCGAGACCGTGAAGGTGCGCGCCGCCTTCCCGCCGGGCCACGTACGCACGCCCTTCTTCGTGCGCGGCAAGACCGGGCGGGTGACGGCGGTCCTCGGCCCCTACCGCAATCCGGAGGAACTGGCTTACGGGCGCCCGGGCGAGCCGGCCCTGCCGCTCTACCGGGTGATCTTCGAAACGGCGGAACTGTGGGACGATTACCGGGGCGCGGCCCAGGACACCACGGTGGTCGACATCTACGAGAACTGGCTGGAGGCCCCGTAA
- a CDS encoding nitrile hydratase, with product MSKERNDETVLRRHHDMGGLPAGPVGQSEHDYAPWEKRVDAILRLLADPKRGVITVDELRRGIEDLGPGAYDEMSYYERWIASVTNNLLEKGVITVDELGRRMAEIGKAWPAGVGEEKKP from the coding sequence ATGAGCAAGGAACGCAATGACGAGACGGTCTTGCGCCGTCATCACGATATGGGCGGCCTGCCCGCCGGGCCTGTCGGGCAGAGTGAGCACGACTACGCCCCCTGGGAGAAGCGGGTCGATGCCATCCTGCGTCTGCTGGCCGATCCCAAGCGCGGCGTCATCACCGTCGACGAATTGCGCCGCGGCATCGAGGATCTCGGCCCCGGCGCCTACGACGAGATGAGCTACTACGAGCGCTGGATCGCCTCGGTCACCAACAACCTCCTGGAAAAGGGCGTCATCACCGTGGACGAGCTGGGCCGCCGCATGGCGGAGATCGGCAAGGCCTGGCCCGCTGGCGTGGGTGAGGAGAAGAAGCCGTGA
- a CDS encoding DUF2312 domain-containing protein, translating into MADAGGIGADRLRSFIERIERLEEEKAALTADIREVYSEAKGEGFDTKVMRQVIRLRKMDSGDRQEQEAILDLYKQALGMLG; encoded by the coding sequence ATGGCTGATGCTGGCGGCATTGGGGCGGACCGTCTGCGGTCTTTCATCGAGCGCATCGAGCGCCTGGAAGAGGAGAAGGCGGCCTTGACCGCCGATATCCGCGAGGTCTATTCGGAGGCCAAGGGCGAGGGCTTCGACACCAAGGTGATGCGCCAGGTCATCCGCCTGCGCAAGATGGACTCCGGCGACCGCCAGGAGCAGGAAGCCATCCTCGACCTCTACAAGCAGGCCCTGGGGATGCTGGGCTGA
- a CDS encoding DUF1244 domain-containing protein, producing MDDKTRTELEAAAFRTLVEHLRQRTDVQNIDLMNLAGFCRNCLSKWYLAAAEDKGLEMDYAAARELIYGMPYDEWKEQYQTEATAEQKAAFAESHKHS from the coding sequence ATGGACGACAAGACACGGACCGAACTGGAGGCCGCGGCCTTCCGTACCCTGGTCGAACACCTGCGCCAGCGCACAGACGTGCAGAACATCGACCTGATGAACCTCGCCGGCTTCTGCCGCAACTGCCTGAGCAAGTGGTACCTGGCGGCGGCCGAGGACAAGGGCCTGGAGATGGACTACGCCGCCGCCCGCGAGCTGATCTACGGCATGCCCTACGACGAGTGGAAGGAGCAGTACCAGACGGAGGCCACCGCCGAGCAGAAGGCGGCCTTTGCCGAAAGCCACAAGCACAGTTAG
- a CDS encoding carboxylate-amine ligase → MSGGLLRPEPSFTVGMEEEYLLVDRESRDLVVEAPDSLMTRCEQELGEHVSPEFLQSQIEVGTSKCETVGQAAQELAQMRGIIAEVAADYGLAPIAASTHPFAQWDAQKHTRKERYDGLARDMQAVVRRLLICGMHVHVGLDDDELRIDLMQQASYFLPHLLALSTSSPFWRGEVTGLKCYRLSVFHELPRTGLPETFDSFGEYQRHLDVMVSAGLLEDGTKIWWDLRPSARFPTLEMRIADICTDVADGATIAAVYVSLMRMLYVLKRNNQRWRKYSNMLIEENRWRAQRYGIDEGLVDYGRGEIVPYPDLLEEIIALTSEHAEALGCLAELEHAREILRRGTSAHRQLAVFNEACYEGADKHQALKQVVDFLIEQTVA, encoded by the coding sequence ATGAGCGGCGGCCTTTTGCGGCCTGAGCCGTCCTTCACCGTCGGCATGGAGGAGGAGTATCTCCTGGTCGACCGGGAGAGCCGCGACCTGGTGGTCGAGGCGCCCGACAGCCTGATGACCCGCTGCGAGCAGGAGCTGGGCGAGCACGTCAGCCCGGAGTTCCTGCAGTCGCAGATCGAGGTCGGCACCAGCAAGTGCGAGACCGTCGGCCAGGCAGCGCAGGAGCTGGCGCAGATGCGCGGTATCATTGCCGAGGTGGCCGCCGACTACGGCCTGGCGCCCATCGCCGCCTCGACCCATCCCTTCGCCCAGTGGGACGCGCAGAAGCACACCCGCAAGGAACGCTACGACGGCCTGGCGCGCGACATGCAGGCGGTGGTGCGGCGCCTGCTGATCTGCGGCATGCACGTCCACGTCGGGCTGGACGACGACGAACTGCGCATCGATCTGATGCAGCAGGCCAGCTATTTCCTGCCGCACCTGCTGGCGCTGTCGACCTCCTCGCCCTTCTGGCGCGGCGAGGTGACGGGCCTCAAGTGCTACCGCCTCTCGGTGTTCCACGAGCTGCCGCGCACCGGCCTGCCCGAGACTTTCGACAGCTTCGGCGAGTATCAGCGCCACCTGGACGTCATGGTGAGTGCCGGCCTGCTGGAGGACGGCACCAAGATCTGGTGGGACCTGCGGCCCTCGGCGCGCTTCCCGACCTTGGAAATGCGCATCGCCGACATCTGCACCGACGTGGCCGACGGCGCCACCATCGCCGCCGTCTACGTCAGCCTGATGCGCATGCTCTATGTGCTGAAGCGCAACAACCAGCGCTGGCGCAAGTACTCCAACATGCTGATTGAGGAGAACCGCTGGCGCGCGCAGCGCTATGGCATCGACGAAGGCCTGGTGGACTACGGGCGCGGCGAGATCGTGCCCTACCCCGATCTGCTGGAGGAGATTATCGCCCTGACCTCGGAGCACGCCGAGGCCCTGGGCTGCCTGGCGGAGCTGGAGCACGCGCGTGAGATCCTGCGCCGCGGGACCTCGGCGCACCGCCAGCTCGCGGTCTTCAACGAGGCCTGCTACGAGGGCGCCGACAAGCACCAGGCGCTGAAGCAGGTGGTCGACTTCCTCATCGAACAGACGGTGGCCTAG
- a CDS encoding N-formylglutamate amidohydrolase: MSALDMYSGSPQEAQESGLLAPDEPRPFDLVNPGGKTPVLLLCDHATRFVPRALKSLGLDEAQLARHIAWDIGIAEVTRHMARRLDAPAVLSHFSRLIVDPNRLLDNPTLIPEISDGTVVPGNRDLGEAARRARIDAFFRPYHEAVAAQIDAMMAGGQAEGPAGGRTPVLVSMHSFTPVMHGLRRPWEIGILWNRDPRLPRPLMERLRAEGLTVGDNEPYSGADGHGYTQHVHGDRRGLANVLIEVRQDLIDTQQGAAEWAERLSAVLEAVLGDPALYRVEHY; the protein is encoded by the coding sequence ATGTCGGCCCTCGATATGTACAGCGGAAGCCCTCAAGAGGCGCAGGAATCCGGGCTTCTGGCCCCGGACGAGCCGCGCCCCTTCGATCTCGTCAACCCCGGCGGAAAGACCCCGGTGCTGCTGCTCTGCGACCATGCGACGCGCTTCGTCCCGCGGGCGCTGAAGTCGCTGGGCCTGGACGAGGCGCAACTGGCCCGCCACATCGCCTGGGACATCGGCATTGCCGAGGTGACGCGCCACATGGCCCGCCGCCTCGACGCCCCGGCGGTGCTCAGCCACTTTTCCCGTCTCATCGTCGATCCTAACCGCCTGCTGGACAATCCGACCCTGATTCCGGAGATCAGCGACGGCACGGTGGTGCCGGGCAACCGCGACCTGGGCGAGGCCGCGCGCCGGGCGCGCATCGACGCCTTCTTCCGGCCCTATCACGAGGCCGTGGCGGCGCAGATCGACGCCATGATGGCCGGCGGACAGGCGGAAGGGCCGGCGGGTGGGCGGACACCGGTGCTGGTGTCGATGCATTCCTTCACGCCGGTCATGCACGGCCTGCGCCGCCCTTGGGAAATCGGCATCCTGTGGAACCGGGACCCGCGCCTGCCGCGGCCGCTGATGGAGCGGTTGCGTGCCGAAGGACTGACGGTGGGCGACAACGAACCCTATTCCGGCGCCGATGGCCACGGCTACACCCAGCACGTTCACGGCGACCGGCGCGGTCTCGCCAACGTGCTGATCGAGGTGCGCCAGGATCTGATCGATACCCAGCAGGGCGCCGCCGAGTGGGCCGAGCGCCTGTCCGCGGTCCTGGAAGCGGTGCTGGGCGACCCGGCGCTGTATCGCGTCGAGCATTACTGA
- a CDS encoding 4-hydroxyproline epimerase, which produces MTDTGTAGGAIRPNTFFCIDGHTCGNPVRLVAAGGPALTGASMSEKRQDFLARYDWIRTGLMYEPRGHDMMSGSILYPPSRADCDVAVLYIETSGCLPMCGHGTIGTVTFAVERGLVQPREPGVLRLETPAGPVEARYVLKDGYVDSVRITNVGSYLAAEGVTVDCPELGGITVDIAYGGNFYAIVEPQEGYGDMADLTPGDIQRLSPLLRAALNDAVEIVHPENPTIRGVSHILWTGKPTKPEADARNAVFYGDKAIDRSPCGTGTSARMAQLHAKGRLKTGDKFVHESIIGSLFTGRVEAETEVGNHPGNSHRAIVPSIEGWARMTGLNTITIDARDPYAHGFQVV; this is translated from the coding sequence ATGACCGACACCGGCACGGCCGGGGGCGCGATCCGCCCCAACACCTTCTTCTGCATCGACGGCCACACCTGCGGCAACCCCGTGCGCCTGGTGGCCGCCGGCGGCCCGGCCCTGACCGGCGCCTCCATGAGCGAGAAGCGCCAGGACTTCCTCGCCCGCTACGACTGGATCCGCACCGGCCTGATGTACGAGCCGCGCGGCCACGACATGATGTCGGGCTCGATCCTCTATCCGCCGAGCCGGGCCGACTGCGACGTCGCCGTACTCTATATCGAGACCTCCGGCTGCCTGCCCATGTGCGGCCACGGCACCATCGGCACCGTGACCTTCGCCGTCGAGCGCGGCCTGGTGCAGCCGCGCGAACCCGGTGTGCTGCGCCTGGAGACCCCGGCCGGTCCGGTCGAGGCGCGCTATGTCCTGAAGGACGGCTACGTGGACTCGGTGCGGATCACCAACGTCGGCTCCTACCTGGCCGCCGAGGGCGTCACCGTCGACTGCCCGGAGCTGGGCGGCATCACCGTCGACATCGCCTACGGCGGCAACTTCTACGCCATCGTCGAGCCGCAGGAGGGCTACGGCGACATGGCCGATCTCACGCCCGGCGACATCCAGCGCCTCTCGCCGCTGCTGCGCGCGGCGCTCAACGACGCGGTGGAAATCGTCCACCCGGAAAACCCGACGATCCGCGGCGTCAGCCACATCCTCTGGACCGGCAAGCCGACGAAGCCGGAAGCCGACGCGCGCAACGCGGTCTTCTACGGCGACAAGGCCATCGACCGCAGCCCCTGCGGCACCGGCACCTCGGCGCGCATGGCCCAGCTCCACGCCAAGGGCCGCCTGAAGACCGGCGACAAGTTCGTGCACGAGAGCATCATCGGCAGCCTCTTCACCGGCCGCGTCGAGGCGGAGACGGAGGTCGGCAATCACCCAGGCAATTCACACCGGGCCATCGTGCCTTCCATCGAGGGCTGGGCGCGCATGACCGGCCTCAACACCATCACCATCGACGCGCGCGATCCCTACGCGCACGGCTTCCAGGTGGTCTGA
- a CDS encoding cation diffusion facilitator family transporter, translated as MEHSHHGHHHGHGHAHVHGAGADSEKRVFWAFLLTAGFMGAEVAGGLISGSLALLADAAHMLTDAAALALAWIAFRIARRPADPRRSYGYDRGQVLAAFTNGAVLIVIVCWIFIEAVQRLREPVPVEGGIMLVIASLGLVVNLVAFAILHGGDRRNLNLRGAAAHVLGDLLGSAAAILGALVILWTGWTPIDPLLSLLVGLLVLRSAWLVVRESVHILLEGTPAGIEPTDLRQRLIDDVPGLIDVHHIHAWSLTPERPLLTLHAQIGEASDPQATLKRIKQVLARRYGIDHSTIQIERGDCGDD; from the coding sequence ATGGAGCATTCGCACCACGGTCATCATCACGGGCACGGACATGCCCATGTTCACGGGGCGGGTGCCGACAGCGAGAAGCGGGTGTTCTGGGCCTTCCTGCTCACCGCCGGTTTCATGGGCGCGGAGGTGGCCGGCGGCCTGATCTCCGGCTCCCTGGCGCTGCTCGCCGACGCCGCGCACATGCTGACCGACGCCGCCGCCCTGGCCCTGGCCTGGATCGCCTTTCGCATCGCCCGCCGCCCGGCCGACCCGCGGCGCTCCTACGGCTACGACCGCGGCCAGGTGCTGGCGGCCTTCACCAACGGCGCCGTGCTGATCGTCATCGTCTGCTGGATCTTCATCGAGGCGGTTCAGCGGCTGCGCGAACCGGTCCCGGTCGAGGGCGGCATCATGCTGGTGATCGCCAGCCTCGGATTGGTGGTGAACCTCGTCGCCTTCGCGATCCTGCACGGCGGCGACCGGCGCAACCTCAACCTTCGCGGCGCCGCCGCCCACGTCCTCGGCGATCTGCTGGGCTCGGCCGCCGCCATCCTCGGCGCCCTGGTCATCCTCTGGACCGGCTGGACGCCCATCGACCCGCTGCTCTCCCTACTGGTCGGCCTGCTGGTGCTGCGCAGCGCCTGGCTGGTGGTCCGCGAGTCGGTACATATCCTGCTGGAAGGCACGCCCGCCGGCATCGAACCGACGGACCTGCGCCAGCGCCTCATCGACGACGTGCCGGGATTGATCGACGTCCACCACATCCACGCCTGGTCGCTGACCCCCGAACGGCCTCTGCTGACCCTCCACGCGCAGATCGGCGAGGCCAGCGACCCCCAGGCGACCCTGAAACGGATCAAGCAGGTGCTAGCCCGGCGCTACGGCATCGACCACTCCACCATCCAGATCGAACGCGGCGACTGCGGCGACGACTAG
- a CDS encoding fasciclin domain-containing protein: MKTLTKLIGSSLLAVSLAACTANAETGMAKQQSAAASGDTTMVGGAPMYPSKNIIENAVNSKDHETLVAAVKAAGLVETLQGEGPFMVFAPTDEAFAKLPAGTVDDLLKPENKAQLQKVLTYHVVQAAAMSDAINKMIADDNGVHAVPTVAGGKLLAENDAKGNITLTDENGRTATVTIADVRQSNGVIHVIDTVLLPK; this comes from the coding sequence ATGAAGACTTTGACGAAACTGATCGGTTCGAGCCTCCTGGCCGTCAGCCTGGCCGCCTGCACGGCCAATGCCGAGACAGGAATGGCGAAGCAGCAGTCGGCCGCCGCTTCGGGCGACACCACGATGGTCGGCGGCGCGCCCATGTATCCCTCGAAGAACATCATCGAGAACGCGGTCAACTCCAAGGACCACGAAACCCTGGTCGCCGCGGTGAAGGCGGCGGGCCTGGTGGAGACGCTGCAGGGCGAGGGGCCCTTCATGGTCTTCGCGCCGACCGATGAAGCTTTCGCCAAGCTGCCCGCGGGCACGGTCGACGACCTGCTGAAGCCGGAGAACAAGGCGCAGCTCCAGAAGGTCCTGACCTATCACGTGGTCCAGGCCGCGGCGATGAGCGACGCCATCAACAAGATGATCGCCGATGATAACGGCGTGCACGCCGTACCGACGGTCGCCGGCGGCAAGCTCCTGGCCGAGAACGACGCCAAGGGCAACATCACCCTGACCGACGAGAACGGCCGCACCGCCACGGTCACCATCGCCGACGTGCGCCAGTCCAACGGCGTGATCCACGTCATCGATACCGTCCTGCTGCCGAAGTAA
- a CDS encoding sigma-70 family RNA polymerase sigma factor — MARQDRGAYRALYDLCAAKLFGVALRICRERSLAEEAFQEAFIAIWRSAGDFDPARGSALAWMAGVTRNRALDLLRKRGRGDRPMEDDALEVLLNEAEGLRGDQADLNALLQCLERLEETPRRAVILAYCGGLTREELAVRFDAPANTVKTWLRRALAALRGCLEE, encoded by the coding sequence GTGGCGCGGCAGGACCGCGGGGCCTACCGGGCGCTCTACGACCTCTGTGCCGCGAAACTTTTCGGCGTCGCCCTGCGCATCTGTAGGGAAAGGAGCCTGGCCGAAGAGGCTTTCCAGGAAGCCTTCATCGCCATCTGGCGCAGCGCCGGCGACTTCGACCCGGCGCGCGGCTCGGCCCTGGCCTGGATGGCCGGGGTGACGCGCAACCGGGCGCTGGACCTGCTGCGCAAGCGCGGCCGCGGCGACCGGCCGATGGAGGACGACGCGCTGGAGGTGCTGTTGAACGAGGCCGAGGGCCTGCGCGGCGACCAGGCCGACCTGAACGCGCTGCTGCAATGCCTGGAGCGCCTGGAAGAAACCCCGCGCCGGGCGGTGATCCTCGCCTACTGCGGGGGCCTGACCCGCGAGGAACTGGCGGTGCGCTTCGATGCGCCGGCGAATACGGTGAAGACCTGGCTGCGCCGGGCGCTGGCGGCGCTGCGCGGCTGCCTGGAAGAGTAG
- a CDS encoding anti-sigma factor produces MADQDDKSLDKDLDAGERALGTEARDGESAEQRRARRDWDDRLAPLALAAPPAEPPAGLFERISAALDGGAETAKIIQLAERRTRRWRAVAIASSGIAACLMVVVGAILAIVPLEVAPPMAPAQSYVALVTPEGGEGPAMIVEVDVERGTAVVRSLRVDAPENRSLELWRIPPGGTAVSLGLVDPQRPNLLFDAALRPGDTLAITVEPPGGAPGGVATGPVILSGPLIQTR; encoded by the coding sequence ATGGCCGACCAGGACGACAAAAGCCTCGACAAGGACCTGGACGCGGGCGAAAGGGCCCTCGGTACCGAAGCGCGCGACGGCGAGAGCGCGGAACAGCGGCGCGCGCGCCGGGACTGGGACGACAGGCTGGCGCCCCTGGCGCTCGCCGCGCCGCCGGCCGAGCCGCCCGCCGGCCTGTTCGAGCGCATCAGCGCGGCCCTGGACGGCGGGGCGGAGACGGCGAAGATCATACAGCTCGCCGAGCGCCGCACCCGGCGCTGGCGCGCCGTCGCCATCGCCAGCAGCGGCATCGCCGCCTGCCTCATGGTCGTGGTCGGCGCCATCCTCGCCATTGTGCCGCTCGAGGTCGCGCCGCCGATGGCGCCGGCACAAAGCTACGTCGCCCTGGTCACGCCGGAAGGCGGGGAAGGCCCGGCGATGATCGTCGAGGTCGATGTGGAACGAGGCACCGCCGTCGTGCGGAGCCTCAGAGTCGACGCGCCTGAGAACCGCTCCTTGGAGCTCTGGCGGATTCCCCCTGGAGGAACGGCGGTCTCGCTCGGCCTCGTCGATCCGCAGCGCCCCAACCTGCTGTTCGACGCCGCGCTGCGGCCCGGCGACACCCTGGCGATCACCGTGGAGCCGCCCGGCGGCGCCCCAGGCGGCGTGGCGACTGGACCGGTGATCCTCAGCGGTCCGCTGATCCAAACGCGCTAG